A portion of the Musa acuminata AAA Group cultivar baxijiao chromosome BXJ1-1, Cavendish_Baxijiao_AAA, whole genome shotgun sequence genome contains these proteins:
- the LOC135638866 gene encoding uncharacterized protein LOC135638866 isoform X2, translating to MEFRRRSGEEDQPSGLPANPFSFCADGHIRERPLRVSFLGFSGDLARAREAAPISLMNPLQRAIEKERIREEILREMTARRILEEEVRRELEVELATARAHTERLRDQKKFASVASDPKRRGEHGRCLLTVPPEAGSDEVGTLGAPPMITEKKDSQMPALDLDQNSNNSTSYSEVQPSDDMISEKKRKVAANATPNKAPRLASKDWGCALCRVTATGEMALNEHLQGKRHKAKVAALQAVKTGAKMKGGNTCSQPDMDVANEEGSPNNEPKIVNIAVDGKMHQVLQKGTFLWCEHCNVKCNSHIMMTTHLSGKKHRAPMKLLAKASSLAGATIQTYDREIKEEAAKKDNVEIEKESIVKKEKEDDQLPNITETAATGEEGDEQAKDRPASITGTAATGGGKAASC from the exons ATGGAGTTCCGCCGTCGATCCGGCGAGGAGGATCAGCCGTCCGGCCTTCCCGCAAACCCCTTCTCCTTCTGCGCCGATGGACACATCAGGGAGCGACCGTTAAGAG TGAGCTTCCTCGGCTTTTCCGGAGATCTCGCGAGGGCTAGAGAAGCGGCGCCGATATCGCTGATGAACCCTCTCCAGCGAGCGATCGAGAAGGAGCGGATCCGGGAGGAGATATTGAGGGAGATGACGGCAAGGAGgatccttgaggaggaggtgaggAGAGAACTGGAGGTGGAGCTGGCGACGGCAAGGGCTCATACGGAGAGGTTACGGGACCAGAAGAAATTTGCTTCTGTTGCTTCAGATCCGAAGCGTAGGGGCGAACATGGCCGATGTCTGCTGACGGTTCCACCTGAAGCTGGGTCTGATGAGGTTGGGACCCTTGGCGCTCCACCGATGATCACAGAGAAAAAGGATTCACAAATGCCCGCTCTGGATCTGGATCAGAACAGCAACAACTCTACATCTTATTCGGAG GTCCAACCATCAGATGATATGATCAGTGAAAAAAAGAGGAAGGTTGCAGCAAATGCAACACCCAATAAGGCCCCAAGGCTAGCCAGCAAGGACTGGGGTTGTGCTCTCTGTCGGGTTACAGCAACTGGTGAAATGGCTTTGAACGAGCATCTCCAAGGGAAGAGACACAAAGCCAAAGTAGCAGCACTTCAGGCCGTGAAAACAGGGGCTAAGATGAAAGGTGGGAACACCTGTTCTCAACCAGATATGGATGTTGCTAATGAGGAGGGCAGTCCGAACAATGAACCAAAAATTGTGAATATTGCAGTTGATGGGAAAATGCACCAGGTGTTGCAGAAAGGGACCTTCCTTTGGTGCGAACACTGCAATGTGAAATGCAACAGCCACATCATGATGACCACCCATCTCAGCGGGAAGAAACACAGGGCACCGATGAAGTTGCTGGCGAAGGCTTCCAGTTTAGCAGGGGCCACCATTCAAACATATGACAGGGAGATCAAAGAGGAGGCTGCTAAGAAAGACAATGTGGAGATTGAAAAGGAGAGCATTGtaaagaaggaaaaggaagacgATCAACTGCCCAACATTACAGAGACAGCAGCTACTGGGGAAGAAG GTGACGAGCAGGCGAAGGATCGACCAGCCAGCATCACAGGGACAGCAGCAACTGGGGGAGGTAAAGCAGCTAGCTGTTAG
- the LOC135638866 gene encoding uncharacterized protein LOC135638866 isoform X1 — MEFRRRSGEEDQPSGLPANPFSFCADGHIRERPLRVSFLGFSGDLARAREAAPISLMNPLQRAIEKERIREEILREMTARRILEEEVRRELEVELATARAHTERLRDQKKFASVASDPKRRGEHGRCLLTVPPEAGSDEVGTLGAPPMITEKKDSQMPALDLDQNSNNSTSYSEVQPSDDMISEKKRKVAANATPNKAPRLASKDWGCALCRVTATGEMALNEHLQGKRHKAKVAALQAVKTGAKMKGGNTCSQPDMDVANEEGSPNNEPKIVNIAVDGKMHQVLQKGTFLWCEHCNVKCNSHIMMTTHLSGKKHRAPMKLLAKASSLAGATIQTYDREIKEEAAKKDNVEIEKESIVKKEKEDDQLPNITETAATGEEVGDEQAKDRPASITGTAATGGGKAASC, encoded by the exons ATGGAGTTCCGCCGTCGATCCGGCGAGGAGGATCAGCCGTCCGGCCTTCCCGCAAACCCCTTCTCCTTCTGCGCCGATGGACACATCAGGGAGCGACCGTTAAGAG TGAGCTTCCTCGGCTTTTCCGGAGATCTCGCGAGGGCTAGAGAAGCGGCGCCGATATCGCTGATGAACCCTCTCCAGCGAGCGATCGAGAAGGAGCGGATCCGGGAGGAGATATTGAGGGAGATGACGGCAAGGAGgatccttgaggaggaggtgaggAGAGAACTGGAGGTGGAGCTGGCGACGGCAAGGGCTCATACGGAGAGGTTACGGGACCAGAAGAAATTTGCTTCTGTTGCTTCAGATCCGAAGCGTAGGGGCGAACATGGCCGATGTCTGCTGACGGTTCCACCTGAAGCTGGGTCTGATGAGGTTGGGACCCTTGGCGCTCCACCGATGATCACAGAGAAAAAGGATTCACAAATGCCCGCTCTGGATCTGGATCAGAACAGCAACAACTCTACATCTTATTCGGAG GTCCAACCATCAGATGATATGATCAGTGAAAAAAAGAGGAAGGTTGCAGCAAATGCAACACCCAATAAGGCCCCAAGGCTAGCCAGCAAGGACTGGGGTTGTGCTCTCTGTCGGGTTACAGCAACTGGTGAAATGGCTTTGAACGAGCATCTCCAAGGGAAGAGACACAAAGCCAAAGTAGCAGCACTTCAGGCCGTGAAAACAGGGGCTAAGATGAAAGGTGGGAACACCTGTTCTCAACCAGATATGGATGTTGCTAATGAGGAGGGCAGTCCGAACAATGAACCAAAAATTGTGAATATTGCAGTTGATGGGAAAATGCACCAGGTGTTGCAGAAAGGGACCTTCCTTTGGTGCGAACACTGCAATGTGAAATGCAACAGCCACATCATGATGACCACCCATCTCAGCGGGAAGAAACACAGGGCACCGATGAAGTTGCTGGCGAAGGCTTCCAGTTTAGCAGGGGCCACCATTCAAACATATGACAGGGAGATCAAAGAGGAGGCTGCTAAGAAAGACAATGTGGAGATTGAAAAGGAGAGCATTGtaaagaaggaaaaggaagacgATCAACTGCCCAACATTACAGAGACAGCAGCTACTGGGGAAGAAG TAGGTGACGAGCAGGCGAAGGATCGACCAGCCAGCATCACAGGGACAGCAGCAACTGGGGGAGGTAAAGCAGCTAGCTGTTAG
- the LOC135638866 gene encoding uncharacterized protein LOC135638866 isoform X4 — MEFRRRSGEEDQPSGLPANPFSFCADGHIRERPLRVSFLGFSGDLARAREAAPISLMNPLQRAIEKERIREEILREMTARRILEEEVRRELEVELATARAHTERLRDQKKFASVASDPKRRGEHGRCLLTVPPEAGSDEVGTLGAPPMITEKKDSQMPALDLDQNSNNSTSYSEVQPSDDMISEKKRKVAANATPNKAPRLASKDWGCALCRVTATGEMALNEHLQGKRHKAKVAALQAVKTGAKMKVDGKMHQVLQKGTFLWCEHCNVKCNSHIMMTTHLSGKKHRAPMKLLAKASSLAGATIQTYDREIKEEAAKKDNVEIEKESIVKKEKEDDQLPNITETAATGEEGDEQAKDRPASITGTAATGGGKAASC; from the exons ATGGAGTTCCGCCGTCGATCCGGCGAGGAGGATCAGCCGTCCGGCCTTCCCGCAAACCCCTTCTCCTTCTGCGCCGATGGACACATCAGGGAGCGACCGTTAAGAG TGAGCTTCCTCGGCTTTTCCGGAGATCTCGCGAGGGCTAGAGAAGCGGCGCCGATATCGCTGATGAACCCTCTCCAGCGAGCGATCGAGAAGGAGCGGATCCGGGAGGAGATATTGAGGGAGATGACGGCAAGGAGgatccttgaggaggaggtgaggAGAGAACTGGAGGTGGAGCTGGCGACGGCAAGGGCTCATACGGAGAGGTTACGGGACCAGAAGAAATTTGCTTCTGTTGCTTCAGATCCGAAGCGTAGGGGCGAACATGGCCGATGTCTGCTGACGGTTCCACCTGAAGCTGGGTCTGATGAGGTTGGGACCCTTGGCGCTCCACCGATGATCACAGAGAAAAAGGATTCACAAATGCCCGCTCTGGATCTGGATCAGAACAGCAACAACTCTACATCTTATTCGGAG GTCCAACCATCAGATGATATGATCAGTGAAAAAAAGAGGAAGGTTGCAGCAAATGCAACACCCAATAAGGCCCCAAGGCTAGCCAGCAAGGACTGGGGTTGTGCTCTCTGTCGGGTTACAGCAACTGGTGAAATGGCTTTGAACGAGCATCTCCAAGGGAAGAGACACAAAGCCAAAGTAGCAGCACTTCAGGCCGTGAAAACAGGGGCTAAGATGAAAG TTGATGGGAAAATGCACCAGGTGTTGCAGAAAGGGACCTTCCTTTGGTGCGAACACTGCAATGTGAAATGCAACAGCCACATCATGATGACCACCCATCTCAGCGGGAAGAAACACAGGGCACCGATGAAGTTGCTGGCGAAGGCTTCCAGTTTAGCAGGGGCCACCATTCAAACATATGACAGGGAGATCAAAGAGGAGGCTGCTAAGAAAGACAATGTGGAGATTGAAAAGGAGAGCATTGtaaagaaggaaaaggaagacgATCAACTGCCCAACATTACAGAGACAGCAGCTACTGGGGAAGAAG GTGACGAGCAGGCGAAGGATCGACCAGCCAGCATCACAGGGACAGCAGCAACTGGGGGAGGTAAAGCAGCTAGCTGTTAG
- the LOC135638866 gene encoding uncharacterized protein LOC135638866 isoform X3 — MEFRRRSGEEDQPSGLPANPFSFCADGHIRERPLRVSFLGFSGDLARAREAAPISLMNPLQRAIEKERIREEILREMTARRILEEEVRRELEVELATARAHTERLRDQKKFASVASDPKRRGEHGRCLLTVPPEAGSDEVGTLGAPPMITEKKDSQMPALDLDQNSNNSTSYSEVQPSDDMISEKKRKVAANATPNKAPRLASKDWGCALCRVTATGEMALNEHLQGKRHKAKVAALQAVKTGAKMKVDGKMHQVLQKGTFLWCEHCNVKCNSHIMMTTHLSGKKHRAPMKLLAKASSLAGATIQTYDREIKEEAAKKDNVEIEKESIVKKEKEDDQLPNITETAATGEEVGDEQAKDRPASITGTAATGGGKAASC, encoded by the exons ATGGAGTTCCGCCGTCGATCCGGCGAGGAGGATCAGCCGTCCGGCCTTCCCGCAAACCCCTTCTCCTTCTGCGCCGATGGACACATCAGGGAGCGACCGTTAAGAG TGAGCTTCCTCGGCTTTTCCGGAGATCTCGCGAGGGCTAGAGAAGCGGCGCCGATATCGCTGATGAACCCTCTCCAGCGAGCGATCGAGAAGGAGCGGATCCGGGAGGAGATATTGAGGGAGATGACGGCAAGGAGgatccttgaggaggaggtgaggAGAGAACTGGAGGTGGAGCTGGCGACGGCAAGGGCTCATACGGAGAGGTTACGGGACCAGAAGAAATTTGCTTCTGTTGCTTCAGATCCGAAGCGTAGGGGCGAACATGGCCGATGTCTGCTGACGGTTCCACCTGAAGCTGGGTCTGATGAGGTTGGGACCCTTGGCGCTCCACCGATGATCACAGAGAAAAAGGATTCACAAATGCCCGCTCTGGATCTGGATCAGAACAGCAACAACTCTACATCTTATTCGGAG GTCCAACCATCAGATGATATGATCAGTGAAAAAAAGAGGAAGGTTGCAGCAAATGCAACACCCAATAAGGCCCCAAGGCTAGCCAGCAAGGACTGGGGTTGTGCTCTCTGTCGGGTTACAGCAACTGGTGAAATGGCTTTGAACGAGCATCTCCAAGGGAAGAGACACAAAGCCAAAGTAGCAGCACTTCAGGCCGTGAAAACAGGGGCTAAGATGAAAG TTGATGGGAAAATGCACCAGGTGTTGCAGAAAGGGACCTTCCTTTGGTGCGAACACTGCAATGTGAAATGCAACAGCCACATCATGATGACCACCCATCTCAGCGGGAAGAAACACAGGGCACCGATGAAGTTGCTGGCGAAGGCTTCCAGTTTAGCAGGGGCCACCATTCAAACATATGACAGGGAGATCAAAGAGGAGGCTGCTAAGAAAGACAATGTGGAGATTGAAAAGGAGAGCATTGtaaagaaggaaaaggaagacgATCAACTGCCCAACATTACAGAGACAGCAGCTACTGGGGAAGAAG TAGGTGACGAGCAGGCGAAGGATCGACCAGCCAGCATCACAGGGACAGCAGCAACTGGGGGAGGTAAAGCAGCTAGCTGTTAG